In one Sesamum indicum cultivar Zhongzhi No. 13 linkage group LG12, S_indicum_v1.0, whole genome shotgun sequence genomic region, the following are encoded:
- the LOC105175941 gene encoding berberine bridge enzyme-like 18, producing MDYSWGITVQLLLFANFWVLGASSSAQDKHFLQCLTDQFELSNLDPSNVVYTPNNASYASLLLSPTQNLRPPSTSPRRPLLIITPFYELEIQAVIYCSKKLGAHIRIRSGGHDYEGLSYTSGVPFVILDMRNFRSISVNTQDKTAWVEVGATLGQLYYTIARHSRTLAITAGSCPTVGVGGHFSGGGYSMMSRKHGIAADHIIDAKLINADGQILDRRSMGEDLFWAIRGGGGASFGIVLAFKVELITVPETVTVFTVTRTSEQNATQLVDRWQYVADKIDENLLVRLFLRSIRSPVHGNRTIQASFTSLYLGGVDDLLLIMQEKLPELGLVKEDCTEMSWIESILYFVHMKNESLDILLSRNPKGVYKSIYFKGKSDYVRHPIPINGLEGIWRLLHEEDANRAELQFNPYGGILSTYSESETPFPHSAGNIFMIEYVVWWTSPENSDLERHVDWIRRLYSYMSPYVSTNPRAAYLNYRDLDLGINSQDSTSYTQASVWGLKYFGNNFNRLVRVKTKVDPSNFFRNEQSIPPLSSHYNKDIHLWSS from the coding sequence ATGGACTACTCTTGGGGTATCACAGTCCAACTGCTACTCTTTGCAAACTTTTGGGTCTTGGGAGCCTCTTCATCTGCTCAAGACAAACATTTTCTTCAATGTCTAACCGATCAGTTTGAACTCTCAAACTTAGATCCATCCAACGTTGTTTATACACCCAACAATGCATCATATGCTTCTCTTTTGCTATCACCAACACAAAATCTTCGACCACCATCAACCTCCCCCAGGAGACCCCTTCTCATCATCACCCCCTTTTATGAACTTGAAATCCAAGCAGTGATTTACTGCTCCAAGAAACTTGGAGCGCATATTAGAATCCGAAGTGGCGGGCACGACTATGAGGGACTTTCCTATACATCTGGGGTTCCTTTTGTCATCTTAGACATGAGGAACTTCCGATCAATATCAGTTAATACACAAGACAAAACTGCATGGGTTGAAGTAGGCGCCACACTCGGGCAATTGTACTATACAATTGCTCGACACAGCAGGACTCTTGCTATCACGGCAGGCAGTTGCCCGACTGTAGGCGTCGGAGGGCATTTCTCTGGCGGCGGATACAGCATGATGTCCCGCAAGCACGGCATTGCCGCAGATCACATCATTGATGCCAAATTGATCAACGCTGATGGCCAGATTCTGGACCGCAGGTCCATGGGTGAGGATCTATTTTGGGCCATTCGAGGAGGCGGAGGTGCTAGTTTTGGTATAGTTCTCGCCTTCAAGGTGGAGTTAATTACTGTCCCCGAAACTGTAACTGTTTTCACCGTCACCAGAACGTCGGAACAAAATGCAACCCAACTGGTCGACAGGTGGCAGTATGTTGCTGATAAGATTGATGAAAATCTTCTGGTCAGGCTTTTCTTGAGAAGTATCAGGTCCCCAGTACATGGAAACAGGACGATACAAGCTTCTTTCACTTCCTTATATCTTGGTGGAGTTGATGATCTGCTGCTAATAATGCAAGAAAAATTGCCAGAGCTTGGTCTGGTGAAAGAAGATTGTACTGAAATGAGTTGGATAGAGTCCATACTCTATTTTGTACATATGAAAAACGAGTCCCTTGACATTTTGCTGAGCAGAAATCCAAAGGGCGTTTATAAGAGTATTTATTTCAAAGGTAAATCAGATTACGTGAGACATCCCATCCCTATAAATGGCTTAGAAGGGATATGGAGACTTCTTCATGAAGAAGATGCAAATAGGGCTGAACTACAGTTTAATCCATACGGAGGGATATTGAGCACTTACTCAGAATCTGAAACTCCTTTTCCACATAGCGCAGGTAATATATTCATGATCGAGTATGTTGTTTGGTGGACCAGTCCAGAAAATAGTGATTTAGAAAGACACGTGGACTGGATCAGGAGACTGTACAGTTACATGTCCCCTTATGTCTCGACAAACCCAAGAGCAGCTTATCTAAATTACAGGGATCTTGACTTAGGCATCAACAGCCAAGACAGCACAAGCTACACACAAGCTAGTGTTTGGGGGCTCAAATATTTTGGGAATAATTTCAATCGACTGGTTCGTGTGAAGACTAAGGTTGATCCCTCCAACTTTTTCAGGAACGAGCAAAGCATTCCACCTCTATCTTCACATTACAATAAAGATATTCATCTCTGGTCATCATAA
- the LOC105175813 gene encoding patellin-4, translated as MTVEVKVADAVQVAEEPVKVVAEEAEKVVAEEKCEKDESKPKMVEKSSSYREESNFLSDLKEHEKKALSELKAKLEEAILGNTLFKKEEKKETAKKQSNEEGNKTEEKATEECEKEAEKNEECAEEKPNECEKPQEAAEEKPDECAKPPKEPEETEQQPEADAEVDRDISEQQPEADAEVDRDISIWGVPLLPSKGNESTNVVLLKFLRAREFKVNDAFEMLKKTLQWRKEFKIDTILDEEFGADLASAAYMSGIDRQGHPICYNIFGVLDNEEIYEKTLATEEKREQFLRWRVQLMEKGIQELNFKPDGINSLVQINDLKNSPGPSKKEVRAAVNKAVALLQDNYPELAAKNIFINVPFWYYAFHSLLTPFLTQRTRSKLVFARPSKVTETLLKYIPIQEIPIQYGGIKRENDFEFSVADGEAAEVVIKTGSTQTIEIPTPEAGTTFIWDLIVLGWEVNYTEEFVPTDENSYTMIIQKGKKMCSDEAPVRKTFKNQEPGKIVLTVQNCSGKKKKLFYRYKVKKACF; from the exons ATGACTGTTGAGGTTAAAGTTGCTGACGCGGTGCAAGTGGCTGAGGAGCCAGTGAAGGTGGTGGCAGAAGAAGCTGAGAAGGTGGTAGCGGAGGAGAAGTGTGAAAAAGATGAATCCAAGCCCAAGATGGTGGAGAAAAGCTCTTCTTACAGAGAAGAGAGCAATTTTCTCTCTGATCTGAAAGAGCATGAGAAAAAGGCATTGAGTGAGCTGAAAGCCAAGCTTGAAGAGGCCATTCTTGGAAACACTCTCttcaagaaagaagagaagaaggagACAGCCAAAAAGCAGTCTAATGAAGAAGGAAATAAAACAGAGGAGAAAGCAACAGAAGAGTGTGAGAAAGAAGCTGAAAAGAATGAAGAGTGTGCTGAAGAGAAACCCAACGAATGTGAAAAACCCCAAGAAGCTGCTGAAGAAAAGCCCGACGAATGTGCCAAACCCCCCAAGGAACCTGAAGAAACAGAGCAACAGCCTGAGGCAGATGCTGAAGTTGATAGAGACATTTCAGAGCAACAGCCTGAGGCAGATGCTGAAGTTGATAGAGACATTTCCATCTGGGGAGTGCCCCTTTTGCCTAGTAAAGGTAATGAGAGCACGAATGTTGTTCTCTTGAAGTTCTTGAGGGCTAGGGAATTCAAGGTTAATGATGCCTTTGAGATGCTGAAAAAGACTCTTCAATGGAGGAAAGAATTCAAGATCGATACGATCTTGGATGAAGAATTCGGGGCTGATCTCGCCTCCGCCGCATACATGAGCGGCATTGATAGGCAAGGCCATCCCATTTGCTACAATATCTTTGGAGTTCTGGACAATGAAGAGATCTATGAGAAGACACTCGCGACAGAGGAGAAGCGCGAGCAGTTCTTGAGGTGGAGGGTTCAGCTCATGGAGAAAGGCATCCAGGAACTTAACTTCAAGCCCGATGGCATTAATTCACTAGTTCAGATAAATGATCTCAAGAATTCTCCAGGCCCATCCAAGAAGGAGGTCCGGGCTGCAGTGAACAAAGCAGTCGCACTCCTCCAGGACAACTACCCGGAATTGGCGGCCAAAAAT ATTTTCATCAATGTTCCATTCTGGTATTATGCTTTCCACTCCCTGTTAACTCCTTTCTTGACTCAAAGAACCAGAAGCAAATTAGTCTTTGCTCGCCCGTCTAAGGTCACTGAGACTCTGCTCAA GTACATTCCTATCCAAGAAATCCCAATCCAGTATGGTGGAATTAAGAGAGAGAACGACTTTGAGTTTTCCGTTGCTGATGGTGAAGCTGCAGAAGTTGTGATCAAGACTGGATCAACTCAAACCATTGAGATCCCCACACCAGAG GCTGGAACTACATTTATCTGGGACCTCATAGTTCTGGGGTGGGAGGTGAATTACACAGAGGAATTCGTGCCGACGGATGAGAACTCGTACACAATGATTATccagaaaggaaagaaaatgtGCTCAGATGAGGCACCAGTTCGCAAGACATTCAAGAACCAGGAACCAGGGAAAATCGTCCTCACTGTTCAGAATTGTTctgggaagaaaaagaagctgTTCTATCGGTACAAGGTCAAGAAGGCCTGCTTCTGA
- the LOC105175814 gene encoding twinkle homolog protein, chloroplastic/mitochondrial isoform X2, translating to MPIPRPIPAVDVETLEKQLVDEKLLIMLRKKLQEIGFDGNACMPGQYNGLLCPSCKGGDSEEKSLSLHITEDGSAAVWTCFRAKCGWKGTTRAYADVRSTFETMSKITRIKQATRIITEESLGLEPLCNELLAYFAERMISGETLRRNAVLQKRTGNQIVIAFTYRRNGELVSCKYRDITKKFWQEADTEKIFYGLDDIKEASDIIIVEGEMDKLAMEEAGFKNCVSVPDGAPPKVSNKALPSEEEDTKYKYLWNCKDYTAKASRIILATDGDPPGQALAEELARRLGRERCWRVKWPKKNDSESFKDANEVLMYMGPDALREVIENAELYPIRGLFNFKDYFDEIDDYYHQSLGFELGVSTGWRALNELYNVVPGELTIVTGVPNSGKSEWIDALLCNINHSVGWKFALCSMENKVREHARKLLEKHIRKPFFDVRYGESVERMSVEELEQGKKWLSDSFSLIRCENDCLPSINWVLDLARIAVLRHGVNGLVIDPYNELDHQRPPNQTETEYVSQMLTKIKRFAQHHGCHVWFVAHPRQLHNWIGGPPNMYDISGSAHFINKCDNGIVIHRNRDPEAGPVDLVQVCVRKVRNKVIGTIGDAYLSYNRVTGEYSDIDAAALIKKHRA from the exons ATGCCCATTCCTAGACCGA TCCCCGCTGTTGATGTTGAGACTCTGGAGAAGCAATTGGTGGATGAGAAACTTCTTATCATGCTACGAAAGAAGTTGCAGGAAATTGGATTTGATGGGAATGCTTGTATGCCGGGGCAATACAACGGTTTGCTTTGTCCAAGC TGTAAAGGTGGGGACTCGGAGGAGAAGAGCTTATCTCTACATATCACAGAGGATGG GTCGGCGGCAGTATGGACCTGCTTTCGGGCTAAATGCGGGTGGAAGGGCACTACTCGT GCGTATGCAGATGTTAGATCGACTTTTGAAACAATGAGTAAGATCACCAGAATAAAGCAGGCAACTAGAATAATCACAGAGGAGAGTTTGGGACTTGAACCTTTGTGTAATGAG CTACTTGCATATTTTGCTGAGCGCATGATATCTGGAGAAACATTACGAAGAAATGCTGTCTTGCAGAAAAGAACAGGGAATCAG ATTGTTATTGCATTCACCTATCGAAGAAATGGTGAGCTTGTAAGCTGCAAGTATCGTGATATTACCAAAAAGTTTTGGCAG GAAGCCGATACTGAAAAGATCTTCTACGGGCTGGATGATATAAAGGAAGCAAGTGATATCATCATT GTTGAGGGTGAAATGGACAAGCTTGCAATGGAAGAGGCTGGCTTCAAAAACTGTGTGAGTGTTCCTGATGGTGCCCCTCCAAAAGTCTCAAATAAGGCATTGCCCTCAGAGGAAGAG GACACGAAGTATAAATATCTATGGAACTGCAAAGATTACACGGCGAAG GCATCTCGCATAATTCTTGCCACTGATGGTGATCCTCCTGGTCAAGCCTTAGCTGAAGAACTTGCAAGGCGCTTGGGGAGGGAGAG GTGTTGGAGAGTCAAATGGCCAAAAAAGAATGACTCTGAAAGTTTTAAAGATGCAAATGAG GTGCTTATGTATATGGGTCCTGATGCACTGAGGGAAGTAATTGAAAATGCTGAGCTTTATCCGATAAGAGGGCTGTTCAATTTCAAAGATTACTTTGATGAGATTGATGACTACTATCATCAGTCGCTTGGTTTCGAGCTTGGTGTTTCAACTGGATGGAGGGCTCtcaatgaattatataat GTGGTGCCAGGAGAATTGACAATTGTCACAGGAGTTCCAAATTCAGGCAAGAGTGAGTGGATTGATGCTCTATTATGCAATATCAACCATAGTGTTGGTTGGAAATTTGCTCTTTGCTCTATGGAAAATAAG GTACGAGAACATGCAAGAAAACTTTTGGAGAAACATATTAGGAAGCCTTTCTTTGATGTTAG ATATGGGGAGTCTGTTGAGAGGATGAGCGTTGAGGAATTAGAGCAAGGAAAGAAGTGGCTCAGTGATTCATTTTCTCTGATAAG GTGTGAGAATGATTGCCTTCCAAGTATAAATTGGGTTCTTGATCTTGCAAGAATAGCAGTTCTGCGTCATGGGGTGAACGGGCTTGTAATTGATCCATATAATGAACTTGATCATCAACGTCCTCCTAATCA GACTGAGACGGAGTATGTGAGTCAGATGCTGACAAAAATCAAACGATTTGCTCAGCATCATGGATGCCATGTTTGGTTTGTGGCTCATCCAAGACAG TTGCATAATTGGATTGGGGGCCCTCCAAATATGTATGACATCAGTGGGAGTGCACACTTCATAAACAAATGTGACAATGGAATTGTTATCCACCGTAACAGGGATCCAGAGGCTGGTCCTGTTGATCTAGTTCAG GTTTGTGTGCGGAAAGTACGGAATAAAGTCATAGGAACAATTGGTGATGCCTATTTGTCATATAACAG ggTTACCGGTGAGTACTCCGATATTGATGCGGCTGCCCTAATTAAGAAACACAGAGCTTAG
- the LOC105175814 gene encoding twinkle homolog protein, chloroplastic/mitochondrial isoform X1, translated as MPIPRPIPAVDVETLEKQLVDEKLLIMLRKKLQEIGFDGNACMPGQYNGLLCPSCKGGDSEEKSLSLHITEDGSAAVWTCFRAKCGWKGTTRAYADVRSTFETMSKITRIKQATRIITEESLGLEPLCNELLAYFAERMISGETLRRNAVLQKRTGNQIVIAFTYRRNGELVSCKYRDITKKFWQEADTEKIFYGLDDIKEASDIIIVEGEMDKLAMEEAGFKNCVSVPDGAPPKVSNKALPSEEEDTKYKYLWNCKDYTAKASRIILATDGDPPGQALAEELARRLGRERCWRVKWPKKNDSESFKDANEVLMYMGPDALREVIENAELYPIRGLFNFKDYFDEIDDYYHQSLGFELGVSTGWRALNELYNVVPGELTIVTGVPNSGKSEWIDALLCNINHSVGWKFALCSMENKVREHARKLLEKHIRKPFFDVRYGESVERMSVEELEQGKKWLSDSFSLIRCENDCLPSINWVLDLARIAVLRHGVNGLVIDPYNELDHQRPPNQTETEYVSQMLTKIKRFAQHHGCHVWFVAHPRQLHNWIGGPPNMYDISGSAHFINKCDNGIVIHRNRDPEAGPVDLVQVCVRKVRNKVIGTIGDAYLSYNRLWTIQANSLFRLLHIYLHCVAPISCSLLPP; from the exons ATGCCCATTCCTAGACCGA TCCCCGCTGTTGATGTTGAGACTCTGGAGAAGCAATTGGTGGATGAGAAACTTCTTATCATGCTACGAAAGAAGTTGCAGGAAATTGGATTTGATGGGAATGCTTGTATGCCGGGGCAATACAACGGTTTGCTTTGTCCAAGC TGTAAAGGTGGGGACTCGGAGGAGAAGAGCTTATCTCTACATATCACAGAGGATGG GTCGGCGGCAGTATGGACCTGCTTTCGGGCTAAATGCGGGTGGAAGGGCACTACTCGT GCGTATGCAGATGTTAGATCGACTTTTGAAACAATGAGTAAGATCACCAGAATAAAGCAGGCAACTAGAATAATCACAGAGGAGAGTTTGGGACTTGAACCTTTGTGTAATGAG CTACTTGCATATTTTGCTGAGCGCATGATATCTGGAGAAACATTACGAAGAAATGCTGTCTTGCAGAAAAGAACAGGGAATCAG ATTGTTATTGCATTCACCTATCGAAGAAATGGTGAGCTTGTAAGCTGCAAGTATCGTGATATTACCAAAAAGTTTTGGCAG GAAGCCGATACTGAAAAGATCTTCTACGGGCTGGATGATATAAAGGAAGCAAGTGATATCATCATT GTTGAGGGTGAAATGGACAAGCTTGCAATGGAAGAGGCTGGCTTCAAAAACTGTGTGAGTGTTCCTGATGGTGCCCCTCCAAAAGTCTCAAATAAGGCATTGCCCTCAGAGGAAGAG GACACGAAGTATAAATATCTATGGAACTGCAAAGATTACACGGCGAAG GCATCTCGCATAATTCTTGCCACTGATGGTGATCCTCCTGGTCAAGCCTTAGCTGAAGAACTTGCAAGGCGCTTGGGGAGGGAGAG GTGTTGGAGAGTCAAATGGCCAAAAAAGAATGACTCTGAAAGTTTTAAAGATGCAAATGAG GTGCTTATGTATATGGGTCCTGATGCACTGAGGGAAGTAATTGAAAATGCTGAGCTTTATCCGATAAGAGGGCTGTTCAATTTCAAAGATTACTTTGATGAGATTGATGACTACTATCATCAGTCGCTTGGTTTCGAGCTTGGTGTTTCAACTGGATGGAGGGCTCtcaatgaattatataat GTGGTGCCAGGAGAATTGACAATTGTCACAGGAGTTCCAAATTCAGGCAAGAGTGAGTGGATTGATGCTCTATTATGCAATATCAACCATAGTGTTGGTTGGAAATTTGCTCTTTGCTCTATGGAAAATAAG GTACGAGAACATGCAAGAAAACTTTTGGAGAAACATATTAGGAAGCCTTTCTTTGATGTTAG ATATGGGGAGTCTGTTGAGAGGATGAGCGTTGAGGAATTAGAGCAAGGAAAGAAGTGGCTCAGTGATTCATTTTCTCTGATAAG GTGTGAGAATGATTGCCTTCCAAGTATAAATTGGGTTCTTGATCTTGCAAGAATAGCAGTTCTGCGTCATGGGGTGAACGGGCTTGTAATTGATCCATATAATGAACTTGATCATCAACGTCCTCCTAATCA GACTGAGACGGAGTATGTGAGTCAGATGCTGACAAAAATCAAACGATTTGCTCAGCATCATGGATGCCATGTTTGGTTTGTGGCTCATCCAAGACAG TTGCATAATTGGATTGGGGGCCCTCCAAATATGTATGACATCAGTGGGAGTGCACACTTCATAAACAAATGTGACAATGGAATTGTTATCCACCGTAACAGGGATCCAGAGGCTGGTCCTGTTGATCTAGTTCAG GTTTGTGTGCGGAAAGTACGGAATAAAGTCATAGGAACAATTGGTGATGCCTATTTGTCATATAACAG GTTATGGACGATCCAGGCAAATAGCTTATTCAGGTtgctacatatatatttacactGCGTAGCGCCTATTTCATGCTCCTTATTACCCCCTTGa
- the LOC105175815 gene encoding primase homolog protein isoform X1, producing the protein MPLQARLRAPLFQRPCLLAPNTSSDLPSIDRPNNFLLHSLQSLWRISLRSNGFRSFCNPRSAKPTVKADVGEEEGEEEEGKTAFAKLKQKIEALGINSDSCTPGVYDHLYCPKCKGGKSIHRSLSFHINRNWSYALWRCFNLQCGWAGKVFADTKKAYPVVGRHGKLTSSWPLTMESLRLQMLGNELLAYFAERMISKETLERNKVMQVAGDQKIIAFTYRQNGHLVGCKYRTIEKRYWQERNTEKYLYGLDDIAEADEIIIVEGEIDKLSLEEAGYCNCVSVPSGAPQTVSLKEIPSPEKDTRFQYLWNCEDYLDKASRIILATDGDVPGQSLAEELARRLGRERCWRVHWPKKDEANSFKDANEVLEYLGADALRDAIDNAELYQMQSLD; encoded by the exons ATGCCTCTTCAGGCGCGCCTCCGCGCACCACTATTTCAGCGGCCTTGCCTTTTGGCCCCGAACACTTCATCAGATTTACCGTCTATAGACCGTCCCAATAATTTCTTACTCCATTCTCTCCAATCTTTATGGAGAATTTCGCTGCGCAGTAATGGGTTCAGGTCTTTTTGTAATCCCCGGTCAGCCAAACCAACAG TCAAAGCTGATGTGGGCGAGGAAGAgggagaggaagaggaaggGAAAACTGCTTTTGCCAAACTGAAGCAAAAAATTGAGGCCCTTGGAATAAACTCTGATTCTTGTACGCCTGGCGTATATGATCACTTATATTGTCCCAAg TGTAAAGGTGGAAAATCGATTCACAGGAGTCTGTCTTTTCACATAAACCGGAACTG GAGTTATGCGTTATGGAGGTGTTTCAATTTACAATGTGGATGGGCTGGCAAG GTCTTTGCAGACACCAAAAAGGCCTATCCTGTTGTCGGCCGACATGGAAAACTCACTTCCTCTTGGCCGTTGACAATGGAAAGTCTAAGGCTACAAATGCTGGGAAATGAG TTGCTTGCTTACTTTGCTGAGAGAATGATATCGAAGGAAACACTGGAGAGAAATAAAGTTATGCAAGTTGCTGGTGATCAG AAAATCATTGCCTTCACTTATAGGCAAAATGGACACCTTGTAGGCTGCAAGTACCGGACCATCGAAAAGAGGTATTGGcag GAAAGAAATACAGAAAAGTATCTTTATGGACTTGACGACATTGCTGAGGCAGACGAGATCATAATA GTTGAAGGTGAAATAGACAAGCTATCCTTGGAAGAAGCTGGTTATTGCAACTGTGTTAGCGTTCCTAGCGGTGCACCACAAACCGTTTCGCTCAAAGAAATTCCATCTCCAGAGAAG GACACCCGCTTCCAATACCTATGGAACTGCGAGGATTATTTGGACAAG GCCTCTCGAATAATCTTGGCAACTGATGGTGATGTACCTGGCCAATCTTTAGCTGAGGAGCTTGCTCGTCGTCTTGGGCGGGAAAG ATGTTGGCGAGTACATTGGCCGAAGAAAGATGAGGCAAACTCTTTCAAAGATGCAAACGAG GTACTCGAGTATTTGGGTGCGGATGCTCTAAGAGATGCAATTGACAACGCTGAATTGTATCAGATGCAAAGTTTAGATTGA
- the LOC105175815 gene encoding primase homolog protein isoform X2: MGILLSNQCKGGKSIHRSLSFHINRNWSYALWRCFNLQCGWAGKVFADTKKAYPVVGRHGKLTSSWPLTMESLRLQMLGNELLAYFAERMISKETLERNKVMQVAGDQKIIAFTYRQNGHLVGCKYRTIEKRYWQERNTEKYLYGLDDIAEADEIIIVEGEIDKLSLEEAGYCNCVSVPSGAPQTVSLKEIPSPEKDTRFQYLWNCEDYLDKASRIILATDGDVPGQSLAEELARRLGRERCWRVHWPKKDEANSFKDANEVLEYLGADALRDAIDNAELYQMQSLD; this comes from the exons ATGGGGATTCTTCTTTCAAATCAGTGTAAAGGTGGAAAATCGATTCACAGGAGTCTGTCTTTTCACATAAACCGGAACTG GAGTTATGCGTTATGGAGGTGTTTCAATTTACAATGTGGATGGGCTGGCAAG GTCTTTGCAGACACCAAAAAGGCCTATCCTGTTGTCGGCCGACATGGAAAACTCACTTCCTCTTGGCCGTTGACAATGGAAAGTCTAAGGCTACAAATGCTGGGAAATGAG TTGCTTGCTTACTTTGCTGAGAGAATGATATCGAAGGAAACACTGGAGAGAAATAAAGTTATGCAAGTTGCTGGTGATCAG AAAATCATTGCCTTCACTTATAGGCAAAATGGACACCTTGTAGGCTGCAAGTACCGGACCATCGAAAAGAGGTATTGGcag GAAAGAAATACAGAAAAGTATCTTTATGGACTTGACGACATTGCTGAGGCAGACGAGATCATAATA GTTGAAGGTGAAATAGACAAGCTATCCTTGGAAGAAGCTGGTTATTGCAACTGTGTTAGCGTTCCTAGCGGTGCACCACAAACCGTTTCGCTCAAAGAAATTCCATCTCCAGAGAAG GACACCCGCTTCCAATACCTATGGAACTGCGAGGATTATTTGGACAAG GCCTCTCGAATAATCTTGGCAACTGATGGTGATGTACCTGGCCAATCTTTAGCTGAGGAGCTTGCTCGTCGTCTTGGGCGGGAAAG ATGTTGGCGAGTACATTGGCCGAAGAAAGATGAGGCAAACTCTTTCAAAGATGCAAACGAG GTACTCGAGTATTTGGGTGCGGATGCTCTAAGAGATGCAATTGACAACGCTGAATTGTATCAGATGCAAAGTTTAGATTGA
- the LOC105175816 gene encoding probable LRR receptor-like serine/threonine-protein kinase At4g30520 produces the protein MASISADSLHLLTALLSISIPVIFTATVVEDLDNLQPPPDFNSTIINNCLRNPSLRYCNSTPFDLHQIFKSTIVASHLCNISSNPNCVESFPKIDLHSQPKIAPLYLSFTFFWKYCPLTILSIDLSNNSLKGNFPTDVFYCSQIQALDLSHNNLSGDLPIHNFSLLENLTFLNLSYNDFTECRISDSHFFERFNSTSFVRSGLVPNHKEFRIKAVLLLVGFPVLVLVMVVFWGWLCFFRRRNRHMFTPSILKAATDGFSVRNLVGRNGRASVYRGVLRDGSEVRVEIYLDTMSIENRRRFVEHCKILVQLQHKNIVPVLGWCDSRRLMAIVTEWVDGQNIETWLSTCNPPWKQRVQVILGIAAGVCYLHEEWPQVGYNLKTRNMMLSVDGEPLITRFKLLDDHHSSTKKTYEFGMFMLEIVTNRRAAKELEKSVDIVEWVKSNYPDNVENVIDKRMKKRVEIVSEAAEVLEFGLTCIDVSKSHQPSWDRICDLLSDISSTAISSASGDRKTSRVERGGRDRQHVHHRGVE, from the exons ATGGCTTCCATCTCTGCAGATTCTCTTCATCTCTTGACTGCACTTTTATCAATCTCAATTCCTGTAATATTTACAGCGACAGTGGTTGAGGACCTCGACAACTTGCAGCCACCGCCAGACTTCAACTCCACAATTATCAACAACTGCCTCAGAAACCCTTCTCTCAGATACTGCAACTCAACCCCTTTTGATCTTCACCAAATTTTCAAGTCCACCATTGTTGCAAGCCATTTATGCAACATTTCCAGTAATCCCAACTGCGTCGAATCCTTTCCCAAAATTGACCTTCACTCCCAACCGAAAATAGCACCGCTTTATCTATCTTTCACCTTCTTCTGGAAATACTGCCCCTTAACCATACTATCCATTGATCTCTCCAACAATTCTCTCAAGGGTAATTTCCCAACTGATGTTTTTTACTGTTCTCAAATCCAGGCCCTGGATTTGAGCCACAATAACCTTTCTGGTGATCTGCCTATTCACAACTTTTCCCTGTTGGAAAATCTCACGTTTCTTAACTTATCTTATAATGACTTTACTGAGTGTAGAATCTCTGATTCACACTTTTTCGAGCGTTTCAATTCGACGAGTTTCGTTCGTTCGGGTCTTGTTCCGAATCACAAAGAGTTCAGGATCAAGGCTGTGCTTCTATTGGTTGGTTTTCCAGTTCTTGTGTTAGTAATGGTGGTTTTCTGGGGTTGGCTCTGTTTCTTTCGGAGGCGCAACAGACACATGTTTACGCCGTCAATTCTCAAGGCAGCAACTGATGGATTTTCAGTAAGAAATTTGGTGGGGAGAAATGGTAGAGCTAGTGTATACAGAGGAGTATTGAGGGATGGAAGTGAAGTAAGAGTTGAGATTTATCTGGATACAATGTCAATAGAGAATCGAAGGAGATTCGTCGAACATTGCAAGATTCTTGTTCAGTTACAGCATAAGAACATAGTCCCTGTATTGGGGTGGTGCGATAGCCGTAGATTGATGGCCATTGTAACTGAATGGGTAGATGGACAGAACATTGAGACATGGCTTTCAACATGTAATCCTCCATGGAAGCAAAGGGTACAAGTAATATTAGGAATTGCGGCAGGGGTTTGTTATTTGCATGAAGAATGGCCACAGGTTGGGTACAACCTCAAAACAAGAAACATGATGCTGTCTGTAGATGGAGAACCGCTCATAACAAGGTTCAAATTACTTGATGATCATCACAGCAGCACAAAGA AAACATATGAGTTTGGAATGTTCATGTTGGAGATAGTTACAAATAGGAGGGCCGCGAAAGAGCTTGAAAAGTCTGTAGACATTGTTGAGTGGGTGAAATCGAATTACCCTGATAACGTGGAGAATGTGATTGACAAGAGAATGAAGAAGAGGGTAGAGATTGTTTCTGAGGCAGCAGAGGTTCTTGAATTTGGATTGACATGCATAGATGTATCAAAAAGCCATCAACCGAGCTGGGATAGAATCTGTGATCTTCTATCAGACATTTCCTCAACGGCAATATCTTCAGCATCAGGGGACCGTAAGACTTCCCGTGTAGAGAGAGGCGGCAGAGACCGTCAGCATGTGCATCACAGAGGAGTTGAATAA